A region from the Pseudomonas sp. P8_229 genome encodes:
- a CDS encoding hemolysin family protein — protein sequence MDPSPGLSLATIFADFGMILFALILVLLNGFFVAAEFAMVKLRSTRVEAIADKNGWRGHILRTVHSQLDAYLSACQLGITLASLGLGWVGEPAFAHILEPLLSAVGVQSPEVVKGISFFTAFFIISYLHIVVGELAPKSWAIRKPELLSLWTAVPLYLFYWAMYPAIYLLNASANAILRIAGQGEPGPHHEHHYSREELKLILHSSRGQDPSDQGMRVLASAVEMGELEVVDWANSREDLITLEFNAPLKEILAMFRRHKFSRYPVYDSERQEFVGLLHIKDLLLELAALDHIPESFNLAELTRPLERVSRHMPLSQLLEQFRKGGSHFAVVEEADGNIIGYLTMEDVLEVLVGDIQDEHRKAERGILAYQPGKLLVRGDTPLFKVERLLGIDLDHIEAETLAGLVYETLKRVPEEEEVLEVEGLRIIIKKMKGPKIVLAKVLMLD from the coding sequence ATGGACCCTTCCCCTGGCTTGTCCCTCGCTACGATTTTCGCCGATTTCGGCATGATTCTTTTCGCTCTGATCCTGGTTTTGCTCAACGGCTTCTTCGTTGCGGCGGAATTCGCCATGGTCAAACTGCGTTCGACCCGGGTCGAGGCCATCGCCGACAAGAACGGCTGGCGCGGGCACATCCTGCGCACCGTGCACAGTCAGCTCGATGCGTACCTCTCGGCGTGTCAGCTCGGCATCACCCTCGCCTCCCTCGGCCTGGGCTGGGTCGGTGAGCCGGCATTCGCGCACATTCTCGAGCCGCTGCTGAGCGCGGTCGGTGTGCAGTCGCCGGAAGTGGTCAAAGGCATTTCGTTCTTTACCGCGTTCTTCATCATTTCGTACCTGCACATCGTGGTCGGCGAGCTGGCGCCCAAATCGTGGGCGATCCGCAAACCCGAGCTGCTGTCGCTGTGGACGGCGGTGCCGCTGTACCTGTTCTACTGGGCGATGTACCCGGCGATCTACCTGCTCAACGCCAGTGCCAACGCGATTCTGCGGATCGCCGGCCAAGGCGAACCCGGCCCGCACCACGAACACCATTACAGCCGCGAAGAATTGAAACTGATCCTGCACTCCAGCCGTGGTCAGGACCCGAGCGACCAAGGCATGCGCGTGCTGGCCTCGGCGGTGGAAATGGGCGAGCTGGAAGTGGTCGACTGGGCCAACTCCCGGGAAGACCTGATCACTCTGGAATTCAACGCACCGCTGAAAGAAATCCTCGCGATGTTCCGTCGTCACAAGTTCAGCCGTTATCCGGTGTACGACAGCGAGCGCCAGGAGTTCGTCGGCCTGCTGCACATCAAGGACCTGTTGCTGGAGCTGGCGGCGCTGGACCACATCCCCGAGTCGTTCAACCTGGCCGAACTGACCCGCCCGCTGGAGCGCGTGTCGCGGCACATGCCGCTGTCGCAGTTGCTGGAACAATTCCGCAAGGGCGGCTCGCACTTCGCCGTGGTTGAAGAAGCCGACGGCAACATCATCGGCTACCTGACCATGGAAGACGTGCTGGAAGTGCTGGTCGGCGACATCCAGGACGAACACCGCAAGGCTGAACGCGGGATCCTCGCCTATCAGCCAGGCAAACTGCTGGTACGTGGCGACACGCCGCTGTTCAAGGTTGAGCGCCTGCTCGGCATTGATCTGGACCACATCGAAGCCGAAACCCTCGCCGGGCTGGTCTACGAGACCCTGAAACGGGTGCCGGAAGAGGAAGAAGTACTGGAAGTCGAAGGCCTGCGGATCATCATCAAGAAGATGAAAGGGCCGAAGATTGTACTGGCCAAGGTGTTGATGCTGGATTGA
- a CDS encoding NAD(P)/FAD-dependent oxidoreductase, whose translation MSAPVVIIGTGLAGYNLAREFRKLDSETPLLLITADDGRSYSKPMLSTGFGKNKDADGLSMAEPGAMAEQLKSEVRTHTRISGIDAGHKRLWIGEEAVYYRDLILAWGAETVRVPIEGDGADLVFPINDLEDYARFRSAAAGKRRVLLLGAGLIGCEFANDLILGGYEVQLVAPCEQVMPMLLHPAAAAAVQAGLESLGARFHLGPVLTRLQKVADGLEAHLSDGQVIACDVVVSAIGLRPRIDLAAAAGVQVNRGVVVDRHLKTSHANIYALGDCAEVDGLNLLYVMPLMSCARALAQTLAGNSTAVSYGPMPITVKTPVCPLVVSPPPRGSEGVWSVEGQGADIKALCHGADGQLLGYALTGAAVMEKLALNKQLPPLLA comes from the coding sequence ATGAGCGCACCTGTCGTCATCATCGGCACTGGCCTTGCGGGCTATAACCTGGCCCGCGAGTTTCGCAAGCTCGACAGCGAAACCCCGCTGCTGCTGATTACCGCCGATGACGGGCGCTCTTACTCCAAGCCGATGCTCTCCACCGGTTTCGGCAAAAACAAGGACGCCGATGGCCTGAGCATGGCCGAACCCGGCGCCATGGCCGAGCAGTTGAAGTCCGAGGTGCGCACCCACACGCGCATCAGTGGCATCGACGCCGGCCACAAGCGCCTGTGGATCGGCGAAGAAGCGGTGTACTACCGCGACCTGATCCTCGCCTGGGGCGCAGAAACCGTGCGTGTACCGATCGAGGGCGATGGCGCCGATCTGGTGTTCCCGATCAACGATCTTGAAGACTACGCGCGCTTTCGTTCGGCGGCGGCTGGCAAGCGCCGGGTGCTGCTGCTCGGTGCCGGGCTGATTGGCTGTGAATTCGCCAACGACCTGATCCTCGGTGGTTACGAGGTGCAACTGGTGGCGCCGTGCGAGCAAGTGATGCCGATGCTGCTGCACCCGGCCGCTGCGGCCGCCGTGCAGGCCGGGCTGGAAAGCCTGGGCGCGCGCTTTCACCTCGGCCCGGTGCTGACCCGTCTGCAAAAAGTCGCTGACGGGCTGGAGGCGCATCTGTCTGACGGTCAGGTGATTGCCTGCGATGTGGTGGTGTCGGCCATCGGCCTGCGTCCGCGCATCGATCTGGCGGCGGCGGCCGGGGTGCAGGTCAATCGCGGCGTCGTCGTCGATCGGCACCTGAAGACCTCCCACGCCAATATCTACGCCTTGGGCGACTGCGCCGAGGTCGATGGGCTGAATCTGCTGTACGTGATGCCCCTCATGAGCTGTGCGCGTGCGCTGGCACAAACCCTGGCGGGCAATTCGACTGCCGTGAGCTACGGCCCGATGCCGATCACTGTGAAAACGCCGGTGTGCCCGTTGGTCGTTTCGCCACCACCACGGGGCAGCGAAGGTGTCTGGAGCGTTGAAGGGCAGGGCGCCGACATCAAGGCCCTGTGCCATGGTGCCGACGGCCAGTTGCTCGGTTACGCGCTGACCGGTGCGGCGGTGATGGAGAAACTTGCCCTGAACAAACAGCTTCCGCCCCTGCTGGCGTAA
- the tssC gene encoding type VI secretion system contractile sheath large subunit produces the protein MSTSAAQEKSADNGEYSILDSIIAETRLTPDDEAYDIAKRGVSAFIEELLKPQNNGEPVKKAMVDRMIAEIDAKLSRQMDEILHHPDFQALESSWRGLQLLVDRTNFRENIKIEILNVSKEDLLDDFEDSPEVMQSGLYKHIYTAEYGQFGGQPVGAIIANYYMSPSSPDVKLMQYVASVSCMSHAPFIAAAGPKFFGLESFTGLPDLKDLKDHFEGPQFAKWQSFRTSEDSRYVGLTVPRFLLRNPYDPEENPVKSFVYKETVANSHEHYLWGNTAYAFGTKLTDSFAKFRWCPNIIGPQSGGAVEDLPLHHFESMGEIETKIPTEVLVSDRREYELAEEGFISLTMRKGSDNAAFFSASSVQKPKFFGISAEGKAAELNYKLGTQLPYMMIVNRLAHYLKVLQREQLGSWKERTDLELELNKWIRQYVADQENPSAEVRGRRPLRAAQVIVSDVEGEPGWYRVSLNVRPHFKYMGADFTLSLVGKLDKE, from the coding sequence ATGAGCACTAGCGCAGCACAAGAGAAGAGCGCCGACAACGGCGAGTACAGCATTCTCGACAGCATCATCGCCGAAACCCGTCTGACCCCGGACGACGAAGCCTACGACATCGCCAAGCGTGGCGTGTCGGCGTTCATCGAAGAACTGCTCAAGCCGCAGAACAACGGTGAGCCGGTCAAGAAGGCCATGGTTGACCGCATGATCGCCGAGATCGATGCCAAGCTCAGCCGTCAGATGGACGAAATCCTGCACCACCCGGACTTCCAGGCTCTGGAATCGTCGTGGCGTGGCCTGCAGTTGCTGGTCGACCGCACCAACTTCCGCGAAAACATCAAGATCGAAATCCTCAACGTCTCCAAAGAAGACCTGCTGGACGATTTCGAAGATTCGCCGGAAGTCATGCAGTCGGGCCTGTACAAGCACATCTACACCGCTGAATACGGCCAGTTCGGTGGTCAGCCTGTGGGCGCGATCATCGCCAACTACTACATGTCGCCAAGCTCGCCAGACGTGAAACTGATGCAGTACGTGGCCAGCGTTTCGTGCATGTCCCACGCACCGTTCATCGCCGCGGCCGGCCCGAAATTCTTCGGCCTGGAAAGCTTCACCGGCCTGCCGGATCTGAAAGATCTGAAAGACCACTTCGAAGGCCCGCAATTCGCCAAATGGCAGAGCTTCCGTACTTCGGAAGACTCCCGCTACGTTGGTCTGACCGTGCCGCGTTTCCTGCTGCGTAACCCGTACGATCCGGAAGAAAACCCGGTCAAGTCGTTCGTGTACAAGGAAACCGTTGCCAACAGCCACGAGCACTACCTGTGGGGCAACACCGCTTACGCGTTCGGCACCAAGCTGACCGACAGCTTCGCCAAATTCCGCTGGTGCCCGAACATCATCGGCCCACAGAGCGGTGGCGCTGTTGAAGACCTGCCTTTGCACCACTTCGAAAGCATGGGCGAAATCGAAACCAAGATCCCTACCGAGGTTCTGGTCAGCGACCGTCGTGAATACGAACTGGCCGAGGAAGGCTTCATCTCCCTGACCATGCGTAAAGGCTCCGACAACGCGGCGTTCTTCTCCGCAAGCTCGGTGCAGAAGCCGAAGTTCTTCGGCATCAGCGCAGAAGGCAAGGCTGCAGAGCTGAACTACAAGCTCGGCACCCAACTGCCGTACATGATGATCGTCAACCGCCTGGCTCACTACCTGAAAGTGCTGCAGCGCGAGCAACTCGGTTCGTGGAAAGAACGTACCGACCTCGAGCTGGAACTCAACAAGTGGATCCGCCAGTACGTGGCCGACCAGGAAAACCCGAGCGCCGAAGTACGTGGCCGTCGTCCGCTGCGCGCTGCGCAAGTGATCGTCAGCGACGTTGAAGGCGAGCCGGGCTGGTACCGCGTGAGCTTGAACGTGCGCCCGCACTTCAAGTACATGGGTGCCGATTTCACCCTGTCGCTGGTTGGCAAGCTGGACAAAGAGTAA
- the phoB gene encoding phosphate regulon transcriptional regulator PhoB, translated as MVGRSILIVDDEAPIREMIAVALEMAGYDCLEAENSQQAHAIIVDRKPDLILLDWMLPGTSGIELARRLKRDELTGDIPIIMLTAKGEEDNKIQGLEVGADDYITKPFSPRELVARLKAVLRRAGPTDGEAPIEVGGLLLDPISHRVTIDGRPAEMGPTEYRLLQFFMTHQERAYTRGQLLDQVWGGNVYVEERTVDVHIRRLRKALGDAYENLVQTVRGTGYRFSTKA; from the coding sequence ATGGTTGGCAGGAGCATTCTGATCGTCGACGACGAAGCGCCCATTCGCGAAATGATCGCCGTTGCGTTGGAAATGGCCGGCTATGACTGCCTCGAGGCAGAGAACTCGCAGCAGGCCCACGCCATCATCGTTGACCGTAAACCGGACCTGATCCTGCTCGACTGGATGCTGCCCGGCACTTCCGGCATCGAGCTGGCCCGACGCCTCAAGCGTGACGAGCTGACCGGGGACATCCCGATCATCATGCTCACCGCCAAGGGTGAGGAGGACAACAAGATCCAGGGCCTGGAAGTCGGCGCCGACGACTACATCACCAAGCCGTTCTCGCCACGCGAACTGGTCGCCCGCCTCAAGGCAGTGCTGCGCCGCGCCGGTCCGACCGATGGCGAAGCGCCGATCGAAGTCGGAGGCCTGCTGCTCGACCCGATCAGCCACCGCGTGACCATCGACGGTCGTCCGGCCGAGATGGGCCCGACCGAATACCGTCTGCTGCAATTCTTCATGACCCACCAGGAACGTGCCTACACTCGCGGGCAATTGCTGGATCAGGTCTGGGGCGGCAACGTCTATGTTGAAGAGCGCACCGTCGACGTGCACATTCGACGCCTGCGCAAGGCCCTCGGCGACGCCTACGAAAATCTGGTACAAACCGTGCGCGGCACTGGATACCGGTTTTCCACCAAAGCATAA
- the ubiA gene encoding 4-hydroxybenzoate octaprenyltransferase, with protein sequence MYQSLLKSLNRLNPRAWDFIQLTRMDKPIGIYLLLWPTLWALWIAGKGSPSLANVVIFVLGVVLTRAGGCVINDWADRKVDGHVKRTAQRPLASGKISSKEALVFFALLMGVSFLLVLCTNAPTIWLSLGGLALAFTYPFMKRYTYYPQVVLGAAFSWGMPMAFTAETGELPAAAWLLWIANLLWTVGYDTYYAMTDRDDDLKIGVKSTAILFGDADRVIILSLQALSLGCLLLVGSKFELGVWFHLGLLVAAGCYVWEFWYTRDRDRMRCFKAFLHNHWAGLAIFVGIVLDYALR encoded by the coding sequence ATGTACCAGAGCTTGCTCAAGTCCCTGAACCGCTTGAATCCACGCGCCTGGGATTTCATTCAGCTGACGCGCATGGACAAGCCGATCGGCATTTACCTGCTGCTGTGGCCGACGCTGTGGGCGCTGTGGATTGCCGGCAAGGGCTCGCCATCGCTGGCCAATGTCGTGATTTTCGTGCTCGGCGTAGTGCTGACCCGCGCCGGTGGCTGTGTGATCAACGACTGGGCCGACCGCAAGGTCGACGGCCACGTCAAACGCACTGCGCAACGACCGTTGGCCAGTGGCAAGATCAGTTCGAAAGAGGCACTGGTGTTTTTCGCGCTGCTGATGGGCGTGAGTTTCCTGCTGGTGCTGTGCACCAATGCGCCGACCATCTGGCTGTCGCTGGGCGGTCTGGCGCTGGCGTTCACCTACCCGTTCATGAAGCGCTACACCTATTACCCGCAAGTGGTGCTCGGCGCAGCGTTCTCGTGGGGCATGCCGATGGCGTTCACCGCCGAAACCGGCGAACTGCCCGCCGCCGCCTGGCTGCTGTGGATCGCCAACCTGCTGTGGACGGTGGGTTACGACACGTATTACGCGATGACCGACCGTGACGACGACCTGAAGATCGGCGTGAAATCCACGGCGATTCTGTTCGGCGACGCGGATCGGGTGATTATCCTGAGCTTGCAGGCGTTGTCGCTGGGATGCCTGTTGCTGGTGGGGTCGAAGTTCGAGTTGGGTGTCTGGTTCCATCTCGGCTTGCTGGTGGCTGCCGGGTGTTATGTGTGGGAGTTCTGGTACACCCGCGATCGCGACCGGATGCGCTGCTTCAAGGCGTTCTTGCACAACCATTGGGCCGGGTTGGCGATTTTCGTCGGGATCGTGCTGGATTACGCGTTGCGCTAA
- a CDS encoding chorismate--pyruvate lyase family protein, with protein sequence MHHSNACPAPLWLTQSRLTPLPDSLTLNWLFDEGSLTRRLTRLSNDGFSVTPLFEGWDTLRSDECTALELAEGSEGWVREVYLRGHGEAWVFARSVASRAALQGDGLHMDELGSRSLGELLFCDQAFQRRAIEVCHYPQDWLPPACRAPELWGRRSRFDRGALSVLVAEIFLPTLWSAARAHPENC encoded by the coding sequence GTGCACCATTCAAATGCCTGCCCGGCCCCGCTCTGGCTGACTCAAAGCCGACTGACGCCCCTCCCCGATTCGTTGACCCTGAACTGGTTGTTCGACGAAGGCTCGCTGACCCGTCGCCTGACGCGGCTGTCCAATGACGGCTTCAGCGTCACGCCTTTATTCGAGGGCTGGGACACCCTGCGCAGCGACGAATGCACGGCGCTGGAGCTGGCTGAAGGCAGCGAAGGCTGGGTGCGCGAGGTGTATCTGCGCGGTCACGGCGAGGCTTGGGTGTTTGCCCGCAGCGTGGCGTCGCGCGCCGCCTTGCAAGGTGATGGCCTGCACATGGATGAACTGGGCAGCCGCTCGCTGGGCGAACTGCTGTTCTGCGACCAGGCCTTCCAGCGCCGCGCCATCGAGGTCTGTCACTACCCGCAAGACTGGTTGCCGCCTGCCTGCCGTGCGCCTGAATTGTGGGGCCGCCGTTCGCGCTTCGACCGTGGCGCCTTGAGCGTGCTGGTGGCGGAGATTTTCCTGCCGACCTTGTGGAGCGCCGCCCGCGCCCATCCGGAGAACTGCTGA
- a CDS encoding HU family DNA-binding protein, producing the protein MRKPELAAAIAEKADLTKEQANRVLNAVLEEITGALHRKDSVTLVGFGTFLQRHRGARTGKNPQTGEPVKIKASNTVAFKPGKSLKDSVNP; encoded by the coding sequence ATGCGTAAACCAGAACTCGCCGCTGCAATCGCTGAAAAAGCAGATCTGACCAAAGAACAGGCCAATCGCGTTCTCAACGCCGTCCTCGAAGAAATCACCGGCGCTCTGCACCGCAAGGACAGCGTCACGCTGGTGGGCTTCGGCACCTTCCTGCAACGCCACCGCGGCGCCCGCACCGGCAAAAACCCGCAAACCGGCGAGCCGGTCAAAATCAAGGCCAGCAACACCGTGGCATTCAAGCCAGGCAAATCGTTGAAAGACAGCGTCAATCCTTAA
- the phoR gene encoding phosphate regulon sensor histidine kinase PhoR, producing the protein MLLLVTACLVIGLITGYYGWSLAAGLGLYLAWTLKQLLRLHEWLRLHQPDEAPPDGYGLWGEVFDSIYHLQRRDQRVRGRLQAVIDRVQESTAALKDAVIMLDSDGNLEWWNRAAETLLGLKTPQDSGQPVTNLVRHPRFKEYFEQESYAEPLEIPSPTNDRVRIQLYLTRYGNNEHLMLVRDVTRIHQLEQMRKDFIANVSHELRTPLTVICGYLETLLDNVEEVNPRWSRALQQMQQQGGRMQTLLNDLLLLAKLEATDYPSDNQPVQVDTLLQSIKSDAQQLSGQKNQKITLDADARILLKGSEAELRSAFSNLVFNAVKYTPAEGNIRIRWWGDEQGAHLSVQDSGIGIDSKHLPRLTERFYRVDSSRNSNTGGTGLGLAIVKHVLLRHRARMEISSVPGHGSTFTCHFAPAQVAQARAISAAE; encoded by the coding sequence ATGCTGTTGCTGGTCACCGCCTGTCTGGTGATCGGCCTGATCACCGGCTATTACGGCTGGAGCCTCGCTGCAGGCCTGGGCCTTTACCTGGCCTGGACGCTCAAGCAACTGCTGCGCCTGCACGAATGGCTGCGTCTGCACCAACCCGATGAAGCACCGCCCGACGGCTACGGCCTGTGGGGCGAGGTGTTCGACAGCATCTACCACCTGCAACGCCGCGACCAACGGGTGCGCGGGCGTCTGCAAGCGGTAATCGACCGGGTGCAGGAGTCCACTGCCGCGCTGAAAGACGCGGTGATCATGCTCGACAGCGACGGCAACCTGGAATGGTGGAACCGCGCCGCCGAAACCCTGCTCGGCCTCAAGACCCCGCAGGACAGCGGCCAACCGGTGACCAACCTGGTGCGCCATCCGCGCTTCAAGGAATACTTCGAGCAGGAAAGCTACGCCGAACCGCTGGAAATCCCCTCGCCGACCAATGATCGCGTGCGTATTCAGCTGTACCTGACCCGCTACGGCAACAACGAACACCTGATGCTGGTGCGCGACGTCACGCGCATCCATCAACTGGAACAGATGCGCAAAGACTTCATCGCCAACGTTTCCCACGAACTGCGCACGCCGCTGACGGTGATCTGCGGCTACCTGGAAACCCTGCTCGACAACGTCGAGGAAGTGAACCCGCGCTGGAGCCGCGCCCTGCAACAAATGCAGCAACAGGGCGGGCGCATGCAAACGCTGCTCAACGATCTGTTGCTGCTGGCGAAACTGGAAGCCACCGATTATCCGTCGGACAACCAGCCAGTGCAGGTCGACACCCTGCTGCAATCGATCAAAAGTGACGCGCAGCAGTTGTCCGGACAAAAAAACCAGAAAATCACCCTCGACGCCGACGCACGCATCCTGCTCAAGGGCAGCGAGGCGGAATTGCGCAGCGCGTTCTCCAACCTGGTGTTCAACGCCGTGAAGTACACCCCGGCCGAGGGCAACATCCGCATCCGCTGGTGGGGCGACGAGCAAGGGGCGCACTTGAGCGTGCAGGATTCGGGGATCGGCATCGACAGCAAACACCTGCCGCGCCTGACCGAACGTTTCTATCGCGTCGACTCCAGCCGCAACTCCAATACCGGCGGCACCGGGCTCGGCCTGGCGATCGTCAAACACGTGTTGTTGCGCCACCGCGCGCGGATGGAGATCAGCAGCGTGCCGGGTCATGGCAGCACGTTCACCTGCCATTTCGCCCCGGCCCAGGTCGCTCAGGCACGGGCGATCAGCGCCGCCGAGTGA
- the tssB gene encoding type VI secretion system contractile sheath small subunit, whose translation MAKEGSVAPKERINVTFKPATGGAQEEIELPLKLLAIGDYTHRKDDRKIEDRKPISIDKMTFDEVLAKQELGLTLSVPNRLQEDGEADELAVQLRVNSMKDFNPASLVEQVPELKKLMELRDALVALKGPLGNAPAFRKAIEGVLADDESRGRVLGELGLNAAAPDA comes from the coding sequence ATGGCCAAAGAAGGCTCGGTAGCCCCCAAGGAACGCATCAACGTCACCTTCAAACCCGCCACCGGCGGTGCTCAGGAAGAGATTGAACTGCCGCTGAAGCTGCTGGCAATCGGTGACTACACCCACCGCAAGGACGATCGCAAAATCGAAGATCGCAAGCCGATCAGCATCGACAAGATGACCTTCGACGAAGTGTTGGCCAAGCAAGAGCTGGGTCTGACGCTGAGCGTGCCGAACCGTCTGCAGGAAGATGGCGAGGCCGACGAGCTGGCTGTGCAACTGCGCGTCAATTCGATGAAGGACTTCAACCCGGCCAGCCTGGTCGAGCAAGTGCCTGAGCTGAAAAAACTGATGGAACTGCGCGATGCGCTGGTGGCCCTCAAAGGCCCTCTGGGTAACGCACCTGCGTTCCGTAAAGCGATCGAAGGCGTGCTCGCCGACGACGAATCCCGCGGTCGCGTACTCGGTGAGCTGGGCCTGAACGCCGCAGCCCCGGACGCCTGA
- the tssA gene encoding type VI secretion system protein TssA: MSYSSKLSAHYLELAKVSVSKENFAGEDVRFSSEFEALESELAKASSMHESGQIDWLKIRENSENLLRTQSKDLRVGAWLTWSLYQRESFPGLLAGLGLLHHLSENNWADVHPLKPRTRAAAIGWLVPRLEQVLTENIAIKEQLPMFRQLSEHLAGLDAACTEHLGDDAPLLLPLSRRLKTMIQRAADNQPAPGVVGAAVAQVKQAASQLLTPGAPIDNERDAHKALRAQQESARPLCAWWLKQKATDLRALRLNRTLLWMTIDAVPERNAEQITVLRGLPLEKLKLYQDRFDQGKYADVLVELEASLAKAPFWFDGQRMVWECLQNLNAELAMREVEIHFALLIQRLPGIVELRFHDGAPFADPSTRAWIAANVMPHLQSASAPRKVESENVETQPAWEKALEEVLPLLRKEGLKPAVQILKQGLQSAHGGRERFFWQFALARLCFMAKKYELAKNQLETLDQTLQDSGLHVWEPDLALEVLHLLHSCCELLPQNHAVRERKEEIYRRLCHLDLEVVLE; the protein is encoded by the coding sequence ATGTCCTACTCAAGCAAACTTTCCGCCCATTACCTCGAACTCGCAAAAGTCTCTGTTTCCAAAGAGAATTTCGCGGGCGAAGACGTTCGTTTTTCGAGCGAATTCGAGGCACTGGAAAGCGAGCTGGCCAAAGCCTCGTCGATGCACGAAAGCGGGCAGATCGACTGGCTGAAAATCCGTGAAAACAGCGAAAACCTGCTGCGTACCCAATCCAAGGATTTGCGCGTCGGCGCCTGGCTGACCTGGTCGCTGTACCAGCGCGAATCCTTCCCCGGGCTGCTGGCCGGCCTCGGCTTGCTGCACCATTTGTCGGAAAACAACTGGGCCGACGTTCACCCGCTCAAGCCCCGCACCCGCGCCGCCGCCATCGGCTGGCTGGTGCCGCGCCTGGAGCAGGTGCTCACCGAAAACATTGCGATCAAGGAACAGCTGCCGATGTTCCGGCAGTTGTCCGAGCACCTGGCCGGCCTCGATGCCGCGTGCACCGAGCACCTGGGCGATGACGCGCCGCTGCTGCTGCCGCTCTCCCGTCGCCTGAAAACCATGATCCAGCGTGCGGCCGACAACCAGCCGGCCCCCGGCGTGGTGGGTGCGGCGGTGGCACAGGTCAAACAGGCCGCAAGCCAGTTGCTCACGCCCGGCGCACCGATCGATAACGAACGAGATGCGCACAAAGCCTTGCGCGCCCAACAGGAAAGTGCCCGCCCGCTGTGCGCCTGGTGGCTCAAGCAGAAAGCCACCGACCTGCGCGCCCTGCGCCTGAACCGCACGCTGCTGTGGATGACCATCGACGCGGTGCCCGAGCGCAACGCCGAGCAGATCACCGTGCTGCGCGGCCTGCCGCTGGAAAAGCTCAAGCTCTACCAGGACCGTTTCGATCAGGGCAAGTACGCCGACGTGCTGGTGGAACTGGAGGCGAGCCTGGCGAAGGCGCCGTTCTGGTTCGATGGCCAGAGGATGGTCTGGGAGTGTCTCCAGAACCTCAACGCCGAGTTGGCAATGCGCGAAGTGGAAATCCACTTCGCGCTTTTGATTCAGCGCCTGCCTGGCATTGTCGAGTTGCGTTTCCATGACGGTGCGCCGTTTGCCGATCCGTCCACCCGGGCGTGGATCGCCGCCAACGTCATGCCGCACCTGCAAAGCGCCAGTGCGCCGCGCAAGGTCGAAAGCGAAAACGTCGAGACCCAGCCGGCCTGGGAAAAGGCCCTCGAAGAAGTCCTGCCGCTGCTGCGCAAGGAAGGCTTGAAGCCTGCCGTGCAGATTCTCAAGCAGGGGCTGCAGTCAGCCCACGGCGGTCGCGAACGCTTCTTCTGGCAGTTCGCCCTCGCCAGGCTGTGCTTCATGGCCAAGAAGTACGAACTGGCCAAGAACCAGCTCGAAACCCTCGATCAGACATTACAGGACTCAGGCCTGCACGTCTGGGAGCCCGATCTTGCATTGGAAGTGCTGCACCTGCTGCACAGTTGCTGCGAGTTGTTGCCGCAGAACCATGCAGTGCGTGAACGCAAGGAAGAGATTTATCGCAGGCTGTGCCACCTCGATCTCGAAGTGGTACTCGAATAG
- a CDS encoding rubredoxin → MKKWQCIVCGLIYNEADGWPDDGIAPGTQWQDVPEDWLCPDCGVGKMDFEMIEISN, encoded by the coding sequence ATGAAAAAGTGGCAATGCATCGTCTGCGGCCTGATCTACAACGAAGCCGACGGTTGGCCGGATGACGGCATCGCGCCGGGCACCCAGTGGCAGGACGTGCCGGAAGACTGGCTGTGCCCGGATTGCGGCGTCGGCAAGATGGACTTCGAAATGATCGAAATCAGCAACTAA